Proteins encoded within one genomic window of Theobroma cacao cultivar B97-61/B2 chromosome 7, Criollo_cocoa_genome_V2, whole genome shotgun sequence:
- the LOC18594996 gene encoding myb family transcription factor APL isoform X1 produces the protein MFQPKKPSTMNSHDRAMCVQGDSGLVLTTDPKPRLRWTVELHERFVDAVTQLGGPDKATPKTIMRVMGVKGLTLYHLKSHLQKFRLGKQPHKEFNDHSIKDDLQRNAASSSGMIARSMNDNSHMVDATRMQMEVQRRIHEQLEVQRHLQLRIEAQGKYMQSILEKACQTLAGENMAAGGYKGMGNQGVPDMGAMKDFGPLNFPPFQDLNIYGGDQLDLQQNMDRPSLDAFMPNNDNICLGKKRPSPYSGSGKSPLIWSDELRLQDLGTAASCLGPQDDPFKSEQMQIAPPSIDRSTDLDPISDIYEAKPVLSGDGMGDKKYEASPKLERPSPRRAPLQADRMNPMINSGSVAQGRNSPYG, from the exons ATGTTCCAACCCAAGAAGCCCTCAACTATGAATTCCCATGATAGAGCCATGTGTGTTCAAGGGGACTCTGGCCTCGTGCTCACCACAGACCCCAAGCCTCGCCTCCGTTGGACGGTCGAGCTTCATGAACGCTTTGTCGATGCTGTTACTCAGCTTGGAGGACCTGATA AGGCCACACCAAAAACAATCATGAGAGTTATGGGTGTAAAGGGTCTTACGCTTTACCATCTCAAGAGCCATCTCCAG AAATTCAGGCTTGGAAAGCAACCTCACAAGGAATTCAATGATCACTCTATAAAAGATG ATCTTCAAAGAAATGCGGCATCTTCCTCAGGCATGATAGCTCGTAGCATGAACGA TAACTCACACATGGTTGATGCGACTAGGATGCAAATGGAAGTGCAGAGAAGAATTCATGAGCAATTGGAG GTGCAAAGACACCTTCAACTGAGGATTGAGGCTCAAGGCAAGTATATGCAGTCCATATTGGAAAAGGCTTGTCAAACCCTAGCTGGCGAAAACATGGCCGCAGGAGGCTATAAGGGTATGGGAAATCAAGGAGTTCCCGACATGGGAGCGATGAAAGATTTTGGTCCTCTCAACTTTCCACCATTTCAAGACCTCAATATTTATGGAGGTGACCAGCTTGATCTTCAACAGAACATGGACAGACCATCACTCGATGCTTTCATGCCGAATAATGATAACATTTGCCTTGGAAAGAAGAGGCCTAGCCCTTATAGCGGTAGCGGCAAGAGTCCTCTGATCTGGTCTGATGAGCTCCGACTGCAGGACTTGGGAACAGCTGCATCATGTCTAGGACCGCAAGATGATCCTTTCAAAAGTGAGCAGATGCAAATTGCACCACCTTCAATTGATAGAAGTACTGACCTAGATCCTATATCAGACATTTATGAAGCAAAGCCGGTACTTTCCGGCGATGGCATGGGTGACAAGAAGTATGAAGCGTCGCCAAAGCTGGAAAGGCCATCACCAAGAAGAGCACCGCTTCAGGCAGACAGGATGAACCCTATGATAAATAGTGGTAGCGTGGCACAAGGGAGAAATTCGCCATATGGATGA
- the LOC18594996 gene encoding myb family transcription factor APL isoform X2 gives MFQPKKPSTMNSHDRAMCVQGDSGLVLTTDPKPRLRWTVELHERFVDAVTQLGGPDKATPKTIMRVMGVKGLTLYHLKSHLQKFRLGKQPHKEFNDHSIKDDLQRNAASSSGMIARSMNEMQMEVQRRIHEQLEVQRHLQLRIEAQGKYMQSILEKACQTLAGENMAAGGYKGMGNQGVPDMGAMKDFGPLNFPPFQDLNIYGGDQLDLQQNMDRPSLDAFMPNNDNICLGKKRPSPYSGSGKSPLIWSDELRLQDLGTAASCLGPQDDPFKSEQMQIAPPSIDRSTDLDPISDIYEAKPVLSGDGMGDKKYEASPKLERPSPRRAPLQADRMNPMINSGSVAQGRNSPYG, from the exons ATGTTCCAACCCAAGAAGCCCTCAACTATGAATTCCCATGATAGAGCCATGTGTGTTCAAGGGGACTCTGGCCTCGTGCTCACCACAGACCCCAAGCCTCGCCTCCGTTGGACGGTCGAGCTTCATGAACGCTTTGTCGATGCTGTTACTCAGCTTGGAGGACCTGATA AGGCCACACCAAAAACAATCATGAGAGTTATGGGTGTAAAGGGTCTTACGCTTTACCATCTCAAGAGCCATCTCCAG AAATTCAGGCTTGGAAAGCAACCTCACAAGGAATTCAATGATCACTCTATAAAAGATG ATCTTCAAAGAAATGCGGCATCTTCCTCAGGCATGATAGCTCGTAGCATGAACGA GATGCAAATGGAAGTGCAGAGAAGAATTCATGAGCAATTGGAG GTGCAAAGACACCTTCAACTGAGGATTGAGGCTCAAGGCAAGTATATGCAGTCCATATTGGAAAAGGCTTGTCAAACCCTAGCTGGCGAAAACATGGCCGCAGGAGGCTATAAGGGTATGGGAAATCAAGGAGTTCCCGACATGGGAGCGATGAAAGATTTTGGTCCTCTCAACTTTCCACCATTTCAAGACCTCAATATTTATGGAGGTGACCAGCTTGATCTTCAACAGAACATGGACAGACCATCACTCGATGCTTTCATGCCGAATAATGATAACATTTGCCTTGGAAAGAAGAGGCCTAGCCCTTATAGCGGTAGCGGCAAGAGTCCTCTGATCTGGTCTGATGAGCTCCGACTGCAGGACTTGGGAACAGCTGCATCATGTCTAGGACCGCAAGATGATCCTTTCAAAAGTGAGCAGATGCAAATTGCACCACCTTCAATTGATAGAAGTACTGACCTAGATCCTATATCAGACATTTATGAAGCAAAGCCGGTACTTTCCGGCGATGGCATGGGTGACAAGAAGTATGAAGCGTCGCCAAAGCTGGAAAGGCCATCACCAAGAAGAGCACCGCTTCAGGCAGACAGGATGAACCCTATGATAAATAGTGGTAGCGTGGCACAAGGGAGAAATTCGCCATATGGATGA